CCGCCGCCCTCAGCGCGATGGCCAGGCCGATGCCGCGGCTCCCGCCGGACATGAGGATCGTCTTCCCGCTCAGCGTCGTCATGCGGGCACCTTAGTTACCGAGGGGTAGCCAGGGGAACCGCCTGCTGTCGTGTCCCCGGTCACCACCTGCCCTTGCCCGGCACCGGCGCGGAGCACGGGGTCGGGGTGACCGGCACCGGGTCTGTGAGCCGGCCCGCGGGTGGCACTCGTCGGCTGACCCGTGCCCTGACCAGCGGGGCACCGGTTGGCCGGCGGGAGGGGATGACCCGGGTCGTCGCCGCCTCCATGGTTGACTCCCACCCATGGAGGCCATTCGTCGCTTCGACGGCGACACGCTGAGCACCGCCCTCGAGTCCTGGGCATGGGTCGGGCTGGAGGGAAAGACGCCGCTGTTCACCTCGCCCTTCGGGGACGTGTTCCTCCAGGGCAGCGACGGGGTCTGGTTCCTCGACCGGCTGGAGGGCGCCCTGCGACACCCCCTAGGTCGCCGCCTCAGCTGGTGATGTCCTTGGAGGAGAACCGGGCCCAGGCCGCCAGCCAGAACACCACTGCATACAGGCCATCGACGAACAGGCCGCGCAGCACGTTCTCCCAGGCGATCGGGTCGCGCAGCAGGTCACCGAACGCGAGCCACTCGTGCACGATCAGCCACGGGTGAAGCCACCCGAGCTGCGGCACGGCGTCGAGGATCCACGAGAGGATCGTGAAGATCAGCAGGGCGATCGAGGCAGCGATGGGCTGCTCGGTCAGGGTCGAGATGAACAGCCCCACGGCCGCCAGCCCGGCCAGGCCGGCGGCGAGGTAGAGCATGACGAGCACGAGCCGCCAGACCGCGGACCCGAAGGAGATCTGCGACCCGGACAGCGTGGTGAGGTCGCCGGTGCCGAACAGCGCGATGCCGATGACGGCACCGGGCACCGCCACCGCGGTCACCCCCCACAGCGCGCCGATGCAGAGCGACAGGTACTTCACGGCCAGGAGCCGGGTGCGGTTCACCGGCACGGTGAGCAGGTAGCGCAGCGTGCCGAGGTTGGCCTCACCGGCCACGGCATCGCCGGACAGCATGGCGATGGCCAGCGGCAGGAACATGCCGATCTCCACGCCGAGGGCGGCCAGCGGCACGAAGAGCCCGTTGGAGGTGATCGACGACAGGAAGTCCGGGCCGCGGCCCGGCTCGGGCTGAGAGACCTTCACGGCGATGGCCATGATGATCGGCACCGCCGCCAGCACGAGCAGTCCCATCTGGTTGCGCCGCCGACCCGCGATGAGCCGCAGCTCCGAGCGCAGGAACCGCGTCGACCAGCGCCGCCGCACCCTCTCCGTCGAGACCGCAGGGGCGCCAGCCCCCAGCTCAGCCGCTGACATCGAAGCCCTCCCCCGTCAGGGCGACGAACAGGTCCTCCAGGCTGGTGACCGCCACCGAGAACCCCTGCACGCCGACGCCGGCGTGCACCAGGGCGGCGACGATCTTCTCCGGCTCCAGGGCACCGGGCGTGCCGTGCACCTCGCCACCCGACGTGCCCACCTGCTCCACCCCGAGCTCGCGCAGCACGGCGGCCGCCGCATCAGGCTGGCGGGTCTGCACCCGCACGAGCGTCGGGCCGGAGCCGCGCACCTCGGAGACGGTGCCCTGCGCGACCAGCCGGCCCTCGCGCATCACGCCGAGGTGCGAGCAGATCTGCTCGACCTCGGCCAACAGGTGACTCGACACGAGCACCGTGGTGCCGTCGGAGGCCAGCGACCCGATCAGGGAGCGCACCTCACGGGTGCCCTGCGGGTCGAGGCCGTTGGTGGGCTCGTCGAGGACGAGCAGGTCGCGGGGCGCGAGCAGGGCGGCCGCGATGGCCAGCCGCTGCCGCATGCCGAGCGAGTACGCCCGGTAGCGCTTCCTCGCCGCGGCGAGCAGCCCCACCCGGTCGAGCGCCGCGTCGATCCGGCGGGCGGCGGTGCGCGGGTCGGCCATCGCGTCGGCGGCGTCGAGACGGGCCAGGTTCGAACGTCCCGACAGGTAGGGGTGGAAGGCCGGGCCCTCCACGAGGGAGCCGACCCTGGGCAGTGCCTCGCCCGCCCGGTG
This Knoellia sp. p5-6-4 DNA region includes the following protein-coding sequences:
- a CDS encoding ABC transporter permease — protein: MSAAELGAGAPAVSTERVRRRWSTRFLRSELRLIAGRRRNQMGLLVLAAVPIIMAIAVKVSQPEPGRGPDFLSSITSNGLFVPLAALGVEIGMFLPLAIAMLSGDAVAGEANLGTLRYLLTVPVNRTRLLAVKYLSLCIGALWGVTAVAVPGAVIGIALFGTGDLTTLSGSQISFGSAVWRLVLVMLYLAAGLAGLAAVGLFISTLTEQPIAASIALLIFTILSWILDAVPQLGWLHPWLIVHEWLAFGDLLRDPIAWENVLRGLFVDGLYAVVFWLAAWARFSSKDITS
- a CDS encoding ATP-binding cassette domain-containing protein; its protein translation is MTGDVVASRPAVDAGPDELAVHTDGLTKRFGQQLAVDGIGLAVPRGAVYGFLGPNGSGKTTTIRMLLGLVEPTAGHRSLLGLPLPHRAGEALPRVGSLVEGPAFHPYLSGRSNLARLDAADAMADPRTAARRIDAALDRVGLLAAARKRYRAYSLGMRQRLAIAAALLAPRDLLVLDEPTNGLDPQGTREVRSLIGSLASDGTTVLVSSHLLAEVEQICSHLGVMREGRLVAQGTVSEVRGSGPTLVRVQTRQPDAAAAVLRELGVEQVGTSGGEVHGTPGALEPEKIVAALVHAGVGVQGFSVAVTSLEDLFVALTGEGFDVSG